A stretch of DNA from bacterium:
GTTCTTGCCTATGATTGGAACACGGCGATACTCTGTGGCGACCTCTTTAAAAAGCTTTATTAAAATAGCGGCGTTGGGCCCCAACCCTTTGATCGCCTTCAATTCTTCGGCGGGGGCATCCAGGAGAGCAGCCAGATTGCCAAAGTGATCGATCAGTTTTTTAGCCAGGGGTTTAACATCTCGTCGGGGTATGGCAAAGGTGAGGATCAGTTCTACCATTTCATAATTATGAAAACCGGCCAGCCCTGATTTTTGGAATCGCTCCCGAAGCCGCTTTCGATGTCCTGCCAGTAAGTCCTTGTCCATCTTTAGGTTCAAGTTTTATAGTATTACCCCGCCACATTTGCGTTGTCCGCCAGAATTATAAAAGCACCACGAAAATAGGGAACACAGATTTCACCGATTTTTTCAGGGGTTTTAAGATCAGAAAGTGGCATTGGCTTTGACAACATTGTGTTTCCCAAATCTATTTATTAAAATAATCTGTGATAGTGTTACTTGAATCCTAGATAAATATAATAAGCTTTGGTTCCCGATAGAAATCGCCCTTTTAAAGGTGCTTTGTCAAGTTGGCAGATAAAAATTTAGTTCTAAGACCCAGCCTGGTGAAGCCGTAACCAAAGAACAACCTAACGGTTGTCGTAGTGAGGTTTATCGCTTTAACCACACCAGAGTATATATTTCATTTAAAGACCTTGGCTCCCTTCTGTCAAAGCACGTATAGGATTTCACCTTGATCTCCCCTTAATTAGATTTTGATAAATTCTACCACATATTTATCTGGGGGTCAAATGACCTGATAGGTGTTCCTTTTGGTGACGGCTTTGCGGCGCTATGTAAGTGGGCTTAACCAACAATGATAAATATAAGACCAAGCACAAGGCCTAACAAACTAAAATCAAGCAATATACCGGCTACAATTTTTTTGATGTAATCCTTTTGCTCAATATGCGCAAAACGGGCGTCGAATAACATCGGTTTGTAACGGAGCTTTTTCTTAGTCATAAGAGTTGCCCTCCCCTCTTCGTAAGCCTTCAGGGCATTGTTCATCGTTTCGACCACGGTCCACGGTTTACGGTCAATAGCCTGCGAGTTGCCTTCTATGGACGGGATGGACTATGTGGACGGTATAGACATCCATAGTTCTCCCCTCCTTCAGTCAATCTCTCTTTTTCTATGGACGGGATGGACTATGTGGACTGTGTAGACCGTGGACTCTATCCCCCTTGGCCCAAACAATGAACAAGGCCGCCTTCTTAGCCATTCAGGTATCAGCCGTCAGCCTTAGTGCGGCTAAGCCGCAACCAAACAATCCTGGATGCTCGATACTCAGCATAGAGCATCCAGCATCGAGTATCCAGCATCGAGCATCGAGCATCCAGCATCGAGCATCCAGCATCGAGCATCCAGCATCGAGCATCGAGGATCCAGCATCGAGCATCGAGCAGTGTGATAAACGGTTACCCTACAATTTATTTTCATATTGTGAGAAGAGCCATTCATCAATCTTCTCCCTGTTGAACCGCCAAGAGTTACCTACCTTATAAGAAGGGATGGCTCTCTTCTTACACATTCGATAGATACTCATCTCATGAACCCTAAGATATTTCGCTACTTCCCTGACAGTCATAATAGGATTCAGTTTCTTGCTCATAGCTGACAACTCCCTTCAAATTTAGTAAAAACTAATATTCTATTGCTTATAATAGTTAATCTCTATCATATCTATTTATAGTATAGCATATATATCTCATTCTGTCAACATCTCTTCCAAATTTTTTATCAGCCAAAGAGATAGAGATGGTGAGTATATAATAACAAAAGTGCCGCCTCCAAAATGTGTTTGTTTTCCGATATGAAGAATTGAGGCTGCTTCCAGATAGGGAATAATCGAGGGGGGATGAACGAAAAATGCTGAGTGCCCATCCATTTACCCGGCCATGAGAGGGGAACTGATTTAAGATAATGTTTGCCTGGCTTACATCTTAAAGCCTCATCGAGCGCTTCCTGGAAAGCAGCCTGATCCGTTTCATCTAAGAGATCGGGATCTCTGGCGCGTTCAGGGCTTAATTCTTTCACGCGGGAGATTAGCTGCATTAAAATGCCTGACAAACTTGGGGCATTCCCCTCTGCCAGGACAGACATATTTTCAGTGATAGAAGCCTGATTTGGCGTGGCTGAAATCCGGCTAAATTCAAAAGGGGTTAGCCAAACTATCCTTCTAAACACATGATCCGTTTTCGCTTCGAATCTTAAACCTTCCAACTACTGAGTAGGATTTGCCTTATAGCGCAAATGCTCCTTCTGTTTCAGATGACCTTTCGATGCTTTTCTATGAATCGTTTAAATTCAACCCTTTCTCTTCCAAATCAGTTAGCTTGACGAATATTGCCCGATCAACCAGGGCCTCGAGGAACTTTTCTCGCTCGGCGTTCATTGCTAACCTCTTTTCGGAATCGATCCTTATACATCCAGGTTTCGCACCTTATCCGCATAAGCTTGAATAAACTCCCGTCTGGGTTCTACCTTATCCCCCATCAGGATAGTGAAGATCTCATCTGTTTCCACCGCATCCTCCAGGGTTACCTGGAGGACGGTTCTATTGGCCGGGTCCATGGTGGTTTTCCAGAGTTGATCCGGGTTCATTTCTCCCAATCCTTTGTATCGCTGGACAGATATGCCCTTCTTACCGAGTTTGGCCAGGACATTATTTCTCTCTTCATCGTTGTAGGCATACCATTCCTCTTTTCCTTTTTTAATACAATAAAGGGGTGGTTGGGCAATATAGACATAGCCTTCCTCCACCAGGCGAGGCATATAACGGTAAAAGAAGGTCAAAAGCAGGGTCCTGATATGAGCCCCATCCACATCAGCATCAGTCATAATGATGATCTTGTGGTAGCGAACCTTTTCCGGCTTGAATTCATCCTCCCCCACTCCGGCTCCCAGGGCGGTAATAATAGTGGTAATTTCCTCATTAGACAGGGCCTTATCCAGTCTGGTCTTTTCCACATTAAGGATCTTTCCTTTGAGAGGAAGAATAGCCTGAAAGGTTCTATCCCGGCCTTGTTTAGCTGATCCTCCGGCTGAATCTCCCTCTACCAAGTAGATTTCACACTCAGCCGGGTCTCGGTTAGAACAGTCAGCTAATTTTCCGGGCAGGGAATTAGACTCTAAGGCTGTTTTACGGCGGGTAAGCTCTCTGGCCTTTCTGGCTGCCTCTCTGGCCCGTAAGGCCGTAATGCATTTATC
This window harbors:
- a CDS encoding phosphotransferase, which produces MKINCRVTVYHTARCSMLDPRCSMLDARCWMLDAGCSMLDAGYSMLDALC
- a CDS encoding helix-turn-helix domain-containing protein, with protein sequence MSKKLNPIMTVREVAKYLRVHEMSIYRMCKKRAIPSYKVGNSWRFNREKIDEWLFSQYENKL